In one Methanobrevibacter arboriphilus genomic region, the following are encoded:
- a CDS encoding winged helix-turn-helix transcriptional regulator, translating to MIKIKLIREIKGKQLIKEYEELYDTPENLKKIVEETEDMKLDLDYDEWIYFKDHPEEILKETHILYDYKGLSTIDLELLDTIKNDKPKSLTEIAKLMNKDISTVQRNVNKLNENGLIELKEGNINNAKIPVFNYDKIEIAI from the coding sequence ATGATTAAAATAAAATTAATAAGAGAAATAAAGGGAAAACAGTTAATAAAAGAATATGAGGAACTATATGATACACCAGAAAACCTTAAAAAAATAGTTGAAGAAACTGAGGATATGAAACTAGATTTAGATTATGACGAATGGATATACTTTAAAGACCATCCAGAAGAAATACTAAAAGAAACACATATTCTCTATGATTACAAAGGTTTAAGTACAATAGACTTAGAATTACTCGATACTATTAAAAATGATAAACCAAAATCATTAACAGAGATAGCTAAATTAATGAATAAAGACATTAGCACTGTACAAAGAAATGTTAATAAATTAAATGAAAATGGGCTAATAGAACTCAAAGAAGGAAATATAAACAATGCAAAAATACCTGTATTTAACTATGATAAAATAGAAATAGCTATTTAA
- a CDS encoding U32 family peptidase, protein MVELLSPAGSFISLRAALENGADSVYIGLADNNMRANVSNFSLKNVEEAMDMVKEYSSKLYLCTNTIMKDEDIKKLEFDLELIKEYEVDALIVSDIGLAQLAHDVGIDPHMSVQENVSNTYALKTLKKLGVTRAILSRELNIWEIQDIAKNSPIETEIFIHGAMCMAVSGRCFLSYGLYGKSANCGECLQPCRKDWKLSIAQDEDSDFFYEDDEDSSFILKTSKSNPLDYPLDNGNDIYNKNTISSINSITPKTSFISPNDMAMIDYIPQLIATGVDAFKIEGRARGPDYVATTTRVYREAIDSIENGSFIFKDSWMEDLKKVFNRGFDTGFYFDIPYEISTQNKSEYTKKDIAKVVNYYSKIGVAELQLWDDLAIGDEILIQGKTTGSITQKIESMEINGKFVEYCKKGNNVAVAIDEKVRPNDFVYKLIKRDFTE, encoded by the coding sequence ATGGTAGAATTATTATCTCCTGCAGGTAGTTTCATATCTTTAAGAGCAGCTCTTGAAAATGGAGCTGATTCGGTTTATATTGGATTAGCTGATAATAATATGAGAGCTAATGTTTCTAATTTTTCTCTTAAAAATGTTGAAGAAGCTATGGATATGGTTAAAGAATATTCTTCAAAATTATACCTTTGTACAAATACTATAATGAAAGATGAGGATATTAAAAAACTTGAATTTGATTTAGAGTTAATTAAAGAATATGAAGTTGATGCTTTAATTGTTTCTGATATTGGACTTGCTCAATTAGCTCATGATGTTGGTATTGATCCTCATATGAGTGTTCAGGAGAATGTTTCTAATACTTATGCTCTTAAAACCTTGAAAAAGTTAGGTGTTACTCGTGCTATTCTTTCTCGTGAGTTAAATATTTGGGAAATTCAAGATATAGCTAAAAACTCTCCTATTGAAACAGAGATTTTTATTCATGGAGCTATGTGTATGGCTGTTTCTGGAAGATGTTTTTTAAGTTATGGTTTGTATGGTAAAAGTGCAAACTGTGGGGAATGTTTACAGCCTTGTAGAAAGGATTGGAAATTATCTATTGCTCAAGATGAGGATTCTGATTTTTTCTATGAGGATGATGAAGATTCTTCTTTTATTTTAAAAACTTCTAAAAGTAATCCTTTAGATTATCCTTTGGATAATGGTAATGATATTTACAATAAAAATACTATTTCTTCTATTAATTCTATTACTCCTAAAACTAGCTTTATTTCACCTAATGATATGGCTATGATAGACTATATTCCTCAATTAATAGCTACGGGTGTAGATGCTTTTAAGATTGAAGGAAGAGCTCGTGGTCCTGATTATGTAGCTACAACTACAAGAGTTTATAGAGAGGCTATTGACTCTATTGAAAATGGAAGTTTTATTTTTAAGGATAGTTGGATGGAAGATTTAAAAAAAGTTTTTAATCGTGGTTTTGACACTGGTTTTTATTTTGATATTCCTTATGAGATAAGTACTCAAAACAAATCAGAATATACTAAAAAGGATATAGCTAAGGTTGTAAATTATTATTCTAAAATTGGTGTGGCTGAACTTCAATTATGGGATGATTTAGCTATCGGTGATGAGATTCTAATTCAAGGTAAAACTACTGGTTCTATAACTCAGAAGATTGAATCTATGGAAATTAATGGAAAATTTGTTGAATATTGTAAAAAAGGTAATAATGTGGCTGTAGCTATTGATGAGAAGGTTAGGCCAAATGATTTTGTTTATAAACTCATTAAAAGAGATTTTACGGAGTAA
- a CDS encoding cation diffusion facilitator family transporter, protein MKEDKNDNFKLSDEKEVLKLDDSHIHDFEYHKAAKNISFAFFLNIVFMFVVAVGAIYTNSMAILADLLHGLSDTIALGFSWIFQRFSEKEEDEKFTYGYRRFSLLGAIITSSIVIIGSVLILLESFSRIFAPVEPHASGMVLVAIFAIFLKALSVWKLRDSRTLNERAVSIHLIGDLMGWIALLGVGVILIFFNIPILDVLLSIAITIWMIYNLAKTLFYSFKILLLEAPGNVNQDILKRDILSIEGIDDIVKFYLWSLDNQKNVLTVKINLKDDLKVSDTEKIKKSLNNLCSLHGIEDINIEFIKK, encoded by the coding sequence ATGAAAGAAGATAAAAACGATAATTTTAAGTTATCTGATGAAAAAGAAGTCTTAAAATTAGATGATAGTCATATTCATGATTTTGAGTATCATAAAGCAGCTAAGAATATTTCATTTGCATTTTTCTTAAACATTGTATTCATGTTTGTAGTTGCTGTTGGAGCTATTTATACAAATAGTATGGCTATATTAGCTGATCTTCTACATGGTTTAAGTGATACTATTGCTCTTGGTTTTTCTTGGATTTTTCAAAGATTCTCTGAAAAAGAAGAGGATGAAAAATTTACTTATGGTTATAGGCGTTTTTCTCTTCTTGGAGCTATTATTACCTCTTCTATCGTTATCATTGGTTCTGTTTTAATTCTTCTTGAATCATTTTCGAGGATTTTTGCTCCTGTTGAGCCTCATGCTTCTGGAATGGTCCTTGTAGCTATTTTTGCAATATTTTTAAAAGCATTGAGTGTTTGGAAGCTAAGAGATTCTAGAACTTTAAATGAAAGGGCTGTTTCAATTCATCTTATTGGAGATTTAATGGGTTGGATCGCTCTTTTAGGTGTTGGTGTAATTTTAATATTCTTTAATATTCCTATATTAGATGTTTTATTATCTATAGCTATTACTATATGGATGATTTATAATTTAGCTAAAACACTATTTTATAGTTTTAAAATACTTCTTTTAGAAGCTCCAGGAAATGTTAATCAAGATATTTTAAAGAGAGATATTTTATCTATTGAAGGTATTGATGATATTGTTAAGTTTTATCTATGGAGTTTGGATAATCAAAAGAACGTTTTAACTGTTAAAATAAATCTTAAGGATGATTTGAAAGTTTCTGATACTGAAAAGATTAAGAAGTCTTTGAATAACTTGTGTTCATTACATGGAATTGAGGATATTAATATAGAATTTATTAAGAAGTAA
- a CDS encoding AAA family ATPase: MIFTKLTLKNFKSHKDSVIDFKPGISIIVGENGAGKSSILDGISFALFKQFNGKINDLVRITKNKNSHELMSVSLEFISNGKEYIVNRTRGSTSKAELIVKDSDGGSTRISSGDSSVNNEIQTILEMDGELFLNAIYIQQGEIANLISKTPSEKKKLIGRLLGVESLEKAWKNSLPLINIYENQKSELDGRTASSLDLNNDLKNKKIILEEIKIKGNSIEKEIKELEQLKSLKANEKLEMEKSKSTFDKLNTQLINENENTRRVIDERKKLQEQLENLKNKEKEMLSLEKFSNKLPIYLEFLESVNNLEHLTKDRNNYEEKLANIRKQKDIIKNEEEGYNHYLQVQKKLKVYNDRKSKLESELGIIKELEKNRSDIKKEFYENIALIEDFFNETTKSLNIDFSTFENSKIDFSDYDKEEIDFSNQKNFNEISNNFKDLKRIIIDFKIGAESKIKEIDSKSNNISNKVSGLEEGINSAKEPLSEIKKVDNQCPICKSDITEEKKNDLIDSYNNKIKFNQESINKFNNELKKISNEKSIFKTKLDEINSVEKDIQIKYKYYEIAKKELEKISDIDIKLKTYEDTRDKLDNVLLSIKDQNKLQEMSKESYDKYVHASGSLDVLGKEYDTKDKLRELERNIDIEVEKLKVAMSKDSYLSPDIRKEDLKNRIDDLRDKDKVYNQLKGEIVQLPILESQIKNKSDEFDTIRSKVDNIENNIKACNYSKNKYENVVFTYERSEEKLKMLNKEINEIKGKATQIISDIENLTVKLTQNDILKEKLENVTDYLKLLKDIRELFSKDGIQKDLRNRSKPLIQKNTKEFFEQFNFNYSDLKIDEDYNISVFGPEGESKLDMVSGGEKIAIALALRLGITKAMSKGNIETILLDEPTIHLDSFRRHELIYLLRQMSSLPQMIIVTHDSELENAADNIIKVEKNDGISEINEISNVI; encoded by the coding sequence ATGATTTTTACAAAATTAACTCTTAAAAACTTTAAATCTCATAAAGATTCTGTCATTGATTTTAAACCAGGTATTAGTATTATAGTTGGAGAAAATGGAGCTGGTAAGTCAAGTATTCTTGATGGTATAAGTTTTGCACTCTTTAAACAATTCAATGGTAAAATTAATGATTTAGTTAGGATTACTAAGAATAAAAATTCTCATGAATTAATGTCAGTAAGTTTAGAATTTATCTCCAATGGAAAGGAGTATATTGTAAATAGAACTCGTGGAAGTACTTCAAAGGCAGAACTTATAGTTAAGGATTCTGATGGAGGTAGCACTAGAATTTCTTCTGGGGATTCTTCAGTTAATAATGAAATTCAGACAATTCTAGAAATGGATGGTGAATTATTTTTAAATGCAATATATATCCAACAAGGAGAGATAGCTAACTTAATAAGTAAAACTCCATCTGAAAAAAAGAAATTGATTGGAAGACTTCTTGGTGTTGAAAGTCTTGAAAAAGCTTGGAAAAATAGCCTACCTTTAATTAATATTTATGAAAACCAAAAGTCAGAATTGGATGGTCGTACTGCATCTTCATTAGACTTAAACAATGATTTAAAAAACAAAAAAATAATTTTAGAAGAAATTAAAATTAAAGGTAATAGTATTGAAAAGGAAATTAAAGAATTAGAACAATTAAAATCTTTAAAGGCAAACGAAAAATTAGAAATGGAAAAATCTAAATCTACTTTTGATAAATTAAACACTCAACTCATTAATGAAAATGAAAATACAAGAAGAGTAATTGATGAGAGGAAAAAGCTACAGGAACAGCTTGAAAATCTTAAAAATAAGGAAAAAGAAATGCTAAGTTTGGAGAAATTTTCAAATAAACTTCCTATCTATCTTGAATTTCTAGAGTCTGTTAATAATCTTGAGCATCTTACAAAAGATCGGAATAATTATGAAGAAAAGTTAGCTAATATAAGAAAACAAAAAGATATTATTAAAAATGAAGAAGAAGGTTATAACCATTATTTACAAGTTCAAAAGAAGTTAAAAGTTTATAATGATAGAAAATCAAAACTTGAAAGTGAGTTAGGAATAATTAAAGAACTTGAAAAAAATAGATCTGATATTAAAAAGGAATTCTATGAGAATATTGCCTTAATCGAAGATTTTTTCAATGAGACTACTAAATCATTAAATATTGATTTTTCTACCTTTGAAAATTCGAAGATTGATTTTTCTGATTATGATAAAGAAGAAATTGATTTTTCTAATCAGAAGAATTTCAACGAAATTTCTAATAATTTTAAAGATCTTAAAAGAATAATCATTGATTTTAAAATTGGAGCTGAAAGTAAAATTAAAGAAATTGATAGTAAATCTAATAATATTTCAAATAAGGTTTCTGGATTAGAAGAAGGTATTAATTCTGCTAAAGAGCCACTTTCAGAGATTAAAAAAGTTGATAATCAGTGTCCTATCTGTAAATCTGATATTACTGAAGAAAAGAAAAATGATTTGATAGATTCTTATAATAATAAAATTAAATTTAATCAAGAATCTATCAATAAGTTTAATAATGAATTAAAGAAGATTTCTAATGAAAAATCTATTTTTAAAACTAAACTTGATGAAATAAACTCTGTTGAAAAAGATATTCAAATAAAGTACAAATATTATGAAATAGCTAAAAAAGAGCTTGAAAAAATAAGTGATATTGATATTAAATTAAAAACTTATGAAGATACAAGGGATAAGTTAGATAATGTATTATTATCAATTAAAGACCAAAATAAATTACAAGAAATGTCAAAAGAAAGCTATGATAAGTATGTTCATGCTTCAGGATCTCTTGATGTATTAGGTAAAGAATATGATACAAAAGACAAGTTAAGAGAGCTAGAAAGAAATATTGATATTGAAGTTGAAAAATTAAAAGTAGCTATGAGTAAAGATTCTTATTTATCTCCAGATATTAGAAAGGAAGATCTGAAAAATCGGATTGATGATTTAAGAGATAAAGATAAGGTTTATAATCAACTAAAAGGAGAAATTGTTCAATTACCAATTTTAGAATCTCAAATAAAAAATAAAAGTGATGAATTCGATACAATTCGTTCTAAAGTTGATAATATTGAAAATAATATTAAGGCTTGTAACTATAGTAAAAATAAATATGAAAATGTTGTTTTTACTTATGAAAGATCTGAAGAAAAGTTAAAAATGTTGAATAAAGAAATAAATGAGATTAAAGGTAAAGCTACTCAGATTATTTCTGATATTGAAAATTTAACTGTAAAATTGACTCAAAATGATATTCTTAAAGAAAAGTTAGAAAATGTTACTGATTATCTTAAACTTTTAAAAGATATAAGGGAACTTTTCAGTAAAGATGGGATTCAAAAAGATTTAAGGAATCGTTCAAAGCCGCTTATTCAAAAAAATACTAAAGAATTCTTTGAACAATTTAATTTTAATTATTCTGATTTAAAAATTGATGAAGATTATAATATTTCAGTATTTGGTCCAGAAGGAGAGAGTAAATTAGACATGGTTAGTGGTGGAGAAAAAATTGCTATTGCTCTTGCACTTAGGCTAGGTATTACAAAAGCTATGTCTAAAGGTAACATTGAAACAATACTTCTTGATGAACCAACGATTCATTTAGATAGTTTTAGAAGGCATGAGTTAATTTATCTTTTAAGACAGATGTCTTCTCTTCCTCAAATGATTATTGTAACTCATGATAGTGAGCTTGAAAATGCAGCAGATAATATTATAAAAGTTGAAAAAAATGATGGAATATCTGAAATCAATGAAATATCTAATGTTATTTAG
- a CDS encoding DNA repair exonuclease, protein MKFAHLSDTHLGYRQYGLIEREDDFYNVFNEIVDKIIDERVDFVIHSGDLFEIAKPSPNALLIFQEGLMKIKESGIPFFAIAGNHDTILRQNALPPQILFKKLGLTLISPNNPIINSSFLRENDIFIGGTHYISKSQTPLLKSLLSDLSKKSEGFSKRILVAHQGIDKYIPFDYELEISDIPTSFNYYAMGHVHNRIIDDFGQGRLVYPGSTEIWRSNEVTDYKKNGKGFYIVDTSENGAENRFDVDPINIELPREFISKNIEYGKLNSELNSLESYISSLNNKPILNITIEKGNFNTSDVYKKLNNILSKITLMFRPTFRNEELIIEERYIKDNTSLEPKDLLVESLKSFDNEDISNLAVDLLDSLSKDKFEDSQKIADLFYEEYFGQYETEFKKIMKQESKNKKDNKSRLNSKTKSNKNNSNHENISNNNSNKNIKDSDEKFKQTTIDFN, encoded by the coding sequence ATGAAATTTGCTCATTTATCTGATACTCATTTAGGATATCGCCAATATGGATTAATTGAAAGAGAAGATGATTTCTATAATGTATTTAATGAAATTGTTGATAAAATAATTGATGAGAGAGTTGACTTTGTAATCCATAGTGGTGATCTCTTTGAAATAGCAAAACCATCTCCAAACGCACTTCTTATTTTTCAAGAAGGTTTGATGAAAATTAAAGAGTCAGGAATTCCATTTTTTGCTATTGCTGGGAATCATGACACTATATTACGTCAAAATGCTCTTCCACCACAAATCCTTTTTAAAAAGCTTGGCCTTACTCTTATTAGTCCAAATAATCCTATTATTAATAGTTCTTTTTTAAGGGAAAATGATATTTTTATTGGAGGTACTCACTATATTTCAAAATCTCAAACACCTCTTTTAAAATCTCTGCTCAGTGATTTATCTAAAAAAAGTGAAGGATTTTCAAAAAGAATATTAGTTGCTCATCAAGGAATTGATAAATATATTCCTTTTGATTATGAGCTTGAAATTTCAGATATTCCTACTTCTTTCAATTATTATGCTATGGGTCATGTTCATAATAGGATTATTGATGATTTTGGTCAAGGAAGATTAGTTTATCCAGGTTCAACAGAAATTTGGAGGTCTAATGAAGTTACTGATTATAAAAAAAATGGAAAAGGTTTTTATATAGTTGATACTAGTGAAAATGGTGCTGAAAATAGATTCGATGTTGATCCAATTAATATTGAACTTCCAAGAGAGTTTATATCTAAAAATATTGAATATGGAAAGTTAAATTCAGAACTTAATTCTTTAGAAAGCTATATTTCTTCTTTAAACAATAAACCTATTTTAAATATTACTATAGAAAAGGGTAATTTTAATACATCTGATGTTTATAAAAAATTAAATAATATTCTATCAAAGATTACTTTAATGTTTAGGCCTACTTTTAGGAATGAAGAACTAATAATAGAAGAGAGATATATTAAGGATAATACTTCTCTTGAACCAAAAGATTTATTGGTTGAATCTCTTAAATCTTTTGATAATGAAGACATTTCTAATTTAGCTGTTGATCTTTTAGATTCACTGTCTAAAGACAAGTTTGAAGATTCTCAAAAAATTGCTGATTTGTTTTATGAAGAGTATTTTGGTCAATATGAAACTGAATTTAAAAAAATAATGAAACAAGAGTCTAAAAATAAGAAAGATAATAAAAGTAGATTAAATAGTAAAACTAAATCCAATAAAAATAATTCTAATCATGAAAATATTAGTAATAATAATAGTAATAAAAATATAAAAGATTCTGATGAGAAATTTAAACAGACAACTATTGATTTCAACTAA